CCCGGCGGCGCATCCAGGATAGCGGTGTCGCCCTTTCTGAGACGCGCCTTCACCGCGCGGATGAGCGGCGGCGCCATGGGCACGCCGACGTCGAGCCTGCCCTCGATCAACGTGATATTTGCCGACCTGAACATCTCTACCATGCCTATCCGCCTGTCCGCTTCGGTGATGGCCTTCGTAGGACACACCTTCGCGCAGCCTCCGCAGCCGTGGCACATGTCGGGGAATATGAGCGGCTTTGCGCCGAACGACACTATGGCGCTGTACTGGCAGATGCGGCCGCATTCGCCGCAGCCCGTGCAGAGCGATTCGTCAACCTCAGGCACAGGGATGCATACGGTCTGCGCTCCGCTCGATTCCCCCTTGAGAAAAAGGCGGCAGTTCGGCTCCTCCACGTCGCAGTCCAGCAG
This genomic interval from Pseudomonadota bacterium contains the following:
- a CDS encoding ATP-binding protein, which produces LLDCDVEEPNCRLFLKGESSGAQTVCIPVPEVDESLCTGCGECGRICQYSAIVSFGAKPLIFPDMCHGCGGCAKVCPTKAITEADRRIGMVEMFRSANITLIEGRLDVGVPMAPPLIRAVKARLRKGDTAILDAPPGTSCPVIAAIRGADFVALVTEPTPFGLHDLTLAVDMVRELDVRFGVVINRVGAGDGRVHEFCRGEDIPILLEIPDDRRIAEAYSRGELVVDALPEYRGLFEKLYFEVDRLSGGGSR